CCGAATCTTAACGACAGTGACTTCAAATCCAGACGTAGTAACTAACTGGATCAGTGGAATCGAGTATGTCCATCGAAGTCGTCTCAATCGACTCATAGTAGGCCTCGATGTAGAATGGAGACCTAATTTCACTAGGCACCAAAACAACCCTGTTGCAACTCTACAACTTTGTGTTGGTCGTCGTGGCCTCATATTTCAAGTaatttattgtgaatatatacctGAATCGCTGAAGGAGTTTTTGTTGAATCCTCGTTATGCCTTTGTTGGTGTTGGAATTGCTAACGATATTGAGAAGCTAGAGGAAGACTATACGTTACGCGTAAATAATAGCGTTGATCTGAGGGAATTGGCTGATTGTAGTTTGAGGAATGCTGGATTGAAGAGGCTTTGTCAAGCTGTTTTAGGAAAAGAGATGGAAAAACCTAAGCATGTTGCTATTGGGAGATGGGATAATGAGTGTCTTGATAATGATCAAGTGCAATATGCTTGTGTTGATGCTTTTGTATCGTTTGAGATTGGTAGGTGCATGATTGCTACTGCATATTCATGATTGTTtctaaaagtctttttttttttttctttttcgaatatgaatttaattagactattttgtgtttttgatTTGTTACCTTGCCCTTCTAATTTTGGTTTCTTGCATGATATAATTAAGTCTTTGTACTATTTTTCTTGCAATGTTGCCCTTGTGAAACATTAGAACATGCTTATATAGTTAAAGTTAATTATAATCTACTTTATTGATATACTTTTAGTTAGTCTatagttttcaattttatatattttattttaaatttgtgcttgtaaaattttgtaaatcttatataatatatatatatatatatatatatatatatatatatatatatatatatatatatatatatatatatatataatctactttgttaatatatttttagttagtttatagttttcaaaatttatatattttatttcaaatttgggcttgtaattattttattttgtattaagatCCGAAGCTacaattatattgttatatgtactttttcaaattcaaaattaacaatttactttgtaaatattttttgtattcaatTTGTCTCTTAGCCTTTAatcttattaatttaacataatgAACCAACTAAAACTGAGACCGAAAAAATATTCAGTTTCCCTATTAGCCTTTAATCTTACAATGCTTATTAGAATCTCTGAAAATGTTGTGAATCATGGCAGTAACTTCATCTTCTTTAATGGGCTTCAAGTCTCTTTGGAGTAAAAAGTTCAAGATTACAAACTTTTCTTACTTTTACATAATGAGGCCCATAATCAGCCCATATCAAATCCATCCCAATTTTACTCACATTATCAAGAGGTTTTGTTCTAAACCTATTGGccaaattttggtcattttctttAAGAACTTCTTTAGCAAGTTCCGCATTATTCACCACCACGTTTAGTTGTGATCCGaggtaaaaagaaaagatgGGACTGGGCCCATTCAGCAAAGCATCGAAACCTCATTGGCGTTATGTTTAAAAGGTTTCCAATAATTGACCACAATCAAAGACCTGGAGGTAGCTTGACCGTTAGTTGTGGAGTTTGTAACataaaaagatgataaatatCGATAGAGAGAGTACTAAAGGAAAAGCCATTATGggaaataaatgaatataattgtGTGTGATGAAATAAGGCAAGCTAAGCCCCCtttaaatactatttttttcatttcctcaGAAGAAACAGCCCTACTTTAATAGTATATTCAATATTAGTTTGAGATATAGATATATAcacgtaaaaaaaataaaattatcctaTCAAATCATAAGTCATATGGCATATGTTAGGTAATCAGTGGTAGAGTCagcatttttatttatataaataaaaaagtaaacagacgacaaagtaaaaaaaatctaataatgaatatatttaaacTGTTTTAATCTTATATACACAATgtaaatttttcaaagaaagTTTAAATGAACCTTTGCagtcaacaacaacaacaacaatatattcaGTGAAATCTCATAGTGAGGTTTTGAGAAAGTAAAATGCATGCAAATCTTATCATTATTTTACATCGTGAAGAtattagataaattattttttgaaaaatcttcgACTCAGATATAGCAAATTgaagttataaaaataaagaaaaaacatagcAAGTGGAACCCTTTGCGGTCTATCTCATTAATTGTGACCAACTTGTAAAGAGTGAAATAGAAGTTGAGAAAAGTGTGTTTATTATTCCATATTTTGACCATATCGCCTTATTTATTGGTTCATAAATTGAGTTGACAAATTATAcgtaataaattataatttgcgGCATCACCAACTTGATTCTTTTATGATTTGACACttagatatataaataatcatatattaattttgcaTGTCTatctatattaataaattaatctaCCTTTCTCTCACTTCCATGCAAATCCAATAAGCTCAGAAGAAAAACACTTATCATCATTTTATACTTGATTCTATATTACgctattcatttttcaaaatcatgaaTTTAGTATATCCAAAATAGAATTggaatttttcattaaaagaatTTGATAGATAAAAAGTAAATACACAAAGGCGTTAGAGAGAGTTCATGAACATctattatttatatgtaaaaaattgaTTAACTTTTTGGTGAGGAAATTCATATAATTATGGATCTGTCGCTGtttaaagaataatataatacgatttatcattttattaattacttttaaagaggtgtatcaatttaaatatgaataaataaaaataaacgagagaatataatattaaaatattataaataataaatgatatattgtagataaattagaatatatttaaataatagtcATACGCACTCTTATTTTGAACGACTTGAGTATTTTTAATTGGGTGAAGCAAATTAAGGCTCTTACCAATTAAtgcaaattatttttcttttgaaagtcAAGAAAGAAACATTCAACTAAAATTTACGTgaatttgtaataaattttttttcgaaatatttaatttaagaggaaaaaaaagagttgCAATATATTATATTGACCAATATTATTTACCACCGTAAAACTAATCGACATGTAATGAAATTTAAAGCAACATAATTACTAGAGCGGATCCAAACAACATACAATGTTTGGACTGTGATGAGCCTAAATAAAGCCATACATAGACAATATGATTCATTTATCGAATGATAATATATCGAGGTAGAACTATTATCGTAATATTCATATTgagattataataatatataaatataaccCTTAACTTGACTTCAGTTGACaattatgcccttcaactttgagtGGACATAAGTAGatatttaaacttgtataaaattgaacaattagACACATAtgtcctacatgacataatacacgTAGGAAGCCACGTAGGATATACAAAATAGCCGTGTAGGGTGTCATGTAGGACGAATGAGCTAATTTGCTtagttttatacaaatttaatatctatttgtgcacacataaaattaaaaattacagTTATCAAATAACGTCAAGTTAATGATAATGTTTATGTATCATGCCTTTAAGAGTAAGATCTTtggactttttaaaaaaaaaataataaactttttCAAAACTAGATATGTCACCTTCAAATAAGCATGACATAACAAAATTATGGTTTTatatgaaaagaagaaaaaaagaagtcaaCTTTTAAATGGTCAATATGTATAAGTTATATACCATCTAATTTGAGTAATATGAACAAGGCTATCTTATTTATGGCGTCACCATCCTACTATGAAtagtgaaacaaaaaaaaagtcctCATGTGTACGTAAGTGAATAAGAATGTGGacattaatttgaaattcactaaTCTTACCATGCTAGATTTATACTCGTGCAGTCTCTATTCACTTTATAAAAGGCACACAtattaagataacaataattaacataGTGAAGTTATAATCttacttttattaaatatgatttcaaaaatgataaattaaaattatgaaattttcaagaagtttaaatggggatataataggaaaaaaaaattaatcctttcttaatttgtcaaaatagacaaataaacagaaacatctaaaagagaaaaatggacaagtaaGTAGCAGATAggaatatgttatttattttttgttagtcTATAAGGATCAGACTCATATTTTTGGACCATATATATAAGTCTGTTACATAAAATGCATCAAAATCAAAGCGAGTCAACCAAACAGAAATAAATGAATTCCCATTAAGATATTATCTTGGACAATTCAAAGAGGATTTTCCTACAtccataatcacaataaaaaaaattgcttcTACTATGAGAGAAAGTgttttctattaaaatatttttctattttcaaaattcttttgattCTTCTTAGTAAAAATCTGTGTAAAATAGTTGTAAAAAGCTTTGGGTTTAAAAATGACAACGTTTTTGAATTATTAAGACggttttaaattaatatacaataataaatatatttaggggttgtactatatatttttttctaatatatatagGATATGAAACTTAGATCACGATGTGAACATGCTTATGAGTGAAATTTTGTTATTAAGTAAATTCcccaaaaaaacaataaaactagTCAAAGGACAGCTTGGCCTTATTCTTCTCCCGTTCAGGGCCCCTATTTTCTCTTGGTTTGAGTTAGAACAGTAGATTCGTGAGCAAGAGCGTATTCTTGCTATTGAAATTCATTTTACATTATTGTCTAAAATAAACACTGCAGACATGCATTTCGAAATTTCTTCGgtacttcaaaataaaaataatgcatACATTTTATTCCAGAAAAAATGTTACAACTTCATCAAACATGAAATTAAAGTAACTATTGGCTTAAAATACAACATATAATaagtaaatacaaaaataaacgACGTTACTGACTACTTATAATTTAGGGGAATCGACAAAAGTCCAGGATGCTTCGATAAATGTGTGATACATAGTTCACTCAACATGTGTATATAGGTTTCTAGGTAACCTAGGAGTAGGAACCACATGTAATGGAGTTTGCATATATGTTACTGTGCCAggactctccatcatatcaatATCTTCCACCTTAACACCATTAGGAAGTGACCAAACAAAATGGTGCAACAAATGTGCTAACATAGATGTCACCAAATTAATTGCAAGGTTCATTCCTGGACATATACGTCTACCAGCACCAAATGGTAATAACTTATAGTCATGTCCCTTCATGTCAACATCCTCTTCAACAAATCTCTCTGGCCTAAATTGCAATGGCTCTCTCCAAATATTTGGATCGCGACCTAACGCCCACACGTTAACATGTACAATTGAACCTTTAGGAATATTGTAACCACCTACTTTGACATTGTTACTTGCCATATGAGGCAACATTAGTGGAGTTGGAGGGTGCAATCTTAGTGATTCTTTGACAACATGTTGTAGATAGGAGAGATTAGAGATATCTGTTTCATCTATGATTCGATCCGATCCAATAACTCGATCTAACTCCTCTTGAACCTTTTGTTGAACTCTTGGATTCCTTACAAGTTCAGCCATAGCCCATTCAACTGTTATAGCTATTGTATCTGTCCCTGCTTGTACCATATCCTacacaaataaacaaaatataattaatatgaaaattgtgatgtcagtgtatataagttaaaatatattaactagTATACGTATACTTACCCAAAAGAGGCTAATAATAGAGTCATCACTAAGATCATATTCCTTTTGAAGGGTAAGTAAAGCATCAACAAAATGATGTTTGGTTTCTCCAGATTTTTCTCTAGCAATTGTGTGTTCTTCCATTATAAGTCTTGTAAATTTATTCAAACGTCTATCTTGTGACTCAAGAGCTTCATTGTCATCTTTAAATACCCAACGTAACCATGGTACAAAT
The sequence above is a segment of the Solanum lycopersicum chromosome 10, SLM_r2.1 genome. Coding sequences within it:
- the LOC101248734 gene encoding 3'-5' exonuclease-like is translated as MAFPIEVEDNRYKLYDVFFFSDRILTTVTSNPDVVTNWISGIEYVHRSRLNRLIVGLDVEWRPNFTRHQNNPVATLQLCVGRRGLIFQVIYCEYIPESLKEFLLNPRYAFVGVGIANDIEKLEEDYTLRVNNSVDLRELADCSLRNAGLKRLCQAVLGKEMEKPKHVAIGRWDNECLDNDQVQYACVDAFVSFEIGRCMIATAYS
- the LOC101261765 gene encoding cytochrome P450 98A3, with translation MAFPLVLSLSIFIIFLCYKLHNRLTAKLPPGPWPWPIIGNLFSIAPMRFRCFAEWAQIYGPIFSFYLGSQLNVVVNNAELAKEVLKENDQNLANRFRTKPLDSVSKNGMDLIWADYGPHYVKVRKLCNLELFTQKRLEALRPIREVEVTAMIENIFKDTTKPGDDSKTMTLRGYLGLVSFNNITRLTFGKRFINSKGEVDEQGEELKSIVTDGIRISGKPNLGEFVPWLRWVFKDDNEALESQDRRLNKFTRLIMEEHTIAREKSGETKHHFVDALLTLQKEYDLSDDSIISLFWDMVQAGTDTIAITVEWAMAELVRNPRVQQKVQEELDRVIGSDRIIDETDISNLSYLQHVVKESLRLHPPTPLMLPHMASNNVKVGGYNIPKGSIVHVNVWALGRDPNIWREPLQFRPERFVEEDVDMKGHDYKLLPFGAGRRICPGMNLAINLVTSMLAHLLHHFVWSLPNGVKVEDIDMMESPGTVTYMQTPLHVVPTPRLPRNLYTHVE